A part of Quatrionicoccus australiensis genomic DNA contains:
- a CDS encoding DUF1840 domain-containing protein encodes MLVRFVSSETGEVLMFAETAKILLEAIGKETTARGTFTREEMPLAAEALRQAVARAGKPPEEDEEERDKTKPPVIALGTRAWPLIEMLDRTGRSGPDANIIWEAPNAF; translated from the coding sequence ATGCTGGTTAGATTTGTATCGAGTGAAACAGGCGAAGTCCTGATGTTTGCCGAAACGGCGAAGATTTTGCTGGAAGCAATCGGCAAGGAGACGACCGCGCGTGGCACCTTCACGCGGGAGGAAATGCCGCTTGCTGCCGAGGCTTTGCGCCAGGCGGTGGCACGGGCCGGCAAGCCGCCCGAGGAAGATGAAGAAGAGCGCGACAAGACCAAGCCGCCGGTCATTGCCCTCGGCACGCGTGCCTGGCCATTGATTGAAATGCTCGACCGCACCGGTCGTTCCGGTCCGGACGCGAACATCATCTGGGAAGCACCGAACGCCTTCTGA
- a CDS encoding MFS transporter, giving the protein MNQTEQRRLWISLFLPFAAGYFLSYLFRTANAVIGPVLARELALGDNALGLLTSTYFLAFGAAQLPLGMLLDRFGPRRVEAGLLLLAAAGAAVFGLSDTLTGLASGRALIGLGVSACLMASFKAFSQWFPPERQASLTGWIMASGGLGALAASKPLELALGFASWREIALGLAATTLLVAALLWFLVPDKAGEEKQAGGFAAQMAGVRSIFASRHFWRYAPMGFFFTGGFMAVQGLWASRWMSVLEGLESTGIAYRLTLISGAMLAGFLFMGFFATRLVHRGIALDKLYLGAMLLALACFALISAQPTLAGGLLWPVLGACFSLSNISYSLVAQAFPPALSGRANTALNLLVFAGAFGLQWGIGILVDNLQAAGWAGDAAFRAAFFSLLGGQLLALLWLFLGGRRA; this is encoded by the coding sequence ATGAATCAGACAGAGCAACGCCGGCTGTGGATCAGCCTCTTCCTGCCCTTTGCCGCGGGTTATTTCCTGTCCTACCTGTTCCGCACCGCCAATGCGGTGATCGGCCCGGTACTGGCGCGTGAGCTGGCGCTCGGCGACAACGCGCTCGGCCTGCTGACCAGCACCTATTTTCTCGCCTTTGGTGCCGCCCAGTTGCCGCTTGGCATGCTGCTCGACCGCTTCGGACCGCGCCGCGTCGAGGCTGGCCTGCTTCTGCTCGCCGCCGCCGGCGCTGCCGTCTTTGGGCTCTCAGACACGCTGACCGGCCTGGCCAGCGGTCGCGCCCTGATCGGGCTCGGCGTCTCGGCCTGCCTGATGGCATCGTTCAAGGCCTTCAGCCAATGGTTTCCGCCCGAGCGCCAGGCCTCGCTGACCGGCTGGATCATGGCCTCCGGCGGCCTCGGCGCACTGGCCGCATCGAAGCCGCTTGAGCTGGCACTCGGCTTTGCCAGCTGGCGCGAGATCGCCCTCGGCCTGGCCGCAACCACCCTGCTCGTCGCCGCCCTGCTCTGGTTCCTGGTTCCCGACAAGGCCGGTGAAGAAAAGCAGGCCGGCGGTTTTGCCGCGCAAATGGCCGGCGTACGCAGCATTTTCGCCAGCCGGCATTTCTGGCGCTATGCGCCGATGGGCTTCTTCTTCACCGGCGGCTTCATGGCCGTGCAGGGGCTATGGGCATCGCGCTGGATGAGCGTGCTCGAAGGACTGGAGAGTACCGGCATCGCCTATCGCCTGACGCTGATCAGCGGTGCCATGCTGGCCGGTTTCCTGTTCATGGGATTTTTCGCGACGCGCCTGGTACACCGCGGTATCGCGCTCGACAAGCTCTACCTCGGCGCCATGTTGCTCGCCCTCGCCTGCTTCGCCCTGATCAGCGCCCAGCCGACGCTGGCCGGTGGCTTGTTGTGGCCGGTCCTCGGTGCCTGCTTCTCGCTGTCCAACATCTCCTACTCGCTGGTCGCCCAGGCATTTCCGCCGGCACTTTCCGGGCGCGCCAACACGGCGCTCAACCTGCTCGTTTTTGCCGGCGCTTTCGGCCTGCAATGGGGCATCGGCATTCTCGTCGACAACCTGCAGGCAGCCGGCTGGGCAGGCGACGCGGCCTTCCGCGCCGCCTTTTTCAGCCTGCTAGGCGGCCAGTTGCTGGCCCTGCTCTGGCTGTTCCTGGGCGGTCGACGCGCCTGA
- a CDS encoding primosomal protein N', with translation MPVLRVALDLPLHRLFDYVAAEASTADVGLRVRVPFGRGEKIGIIVEVAAGSDWPLEQLKVAGEILRDVPPLPADFLRLCEFASSYYQAAYGEVLLQALPAGLKRLDPPTRRNARPVKITESVPRPELTGEQAVAVEAIDPAAGFAAHLLHGVTGSGKTEVYLRLIERTLAAGQQVLLLVPEINLTPQLEGRVRARFPDTGVVSLHSELAEAARERNWRAAFAGEASIVLGTRLAIFTPLPRLGLIIIDEEHDSSFKQQDGMRYSARDVGVFRARQLGIPILLGSATPSLESWANAQGTRYNLLTLKERANPEASLPTVHVLDTRKMVLQEGVSAALVAGIRDRLARGEQSLVFLNRRGYAPVLACPACGWVSRCTRCAANMVLHLADRRLRCHHCGCEHRIPKSCPTCGNQDIHPFGRGTQRLEGWLRETFPEARILRVDRDSVKSRKQWEAILERIHGGEADILVGTQMLAKGHDFPKLTLVGVLGADSALFAADWRAPERLFAQLMQVAGRAGRAELKGEVLIQTQYPDHSLYAALVKHDYPGFAATLLKEREQAGFPPYAFQAMLRAEAPLMADAIAFLTTAASLPVVAEHGNILVFDPIPMKMARLANLERGQLLVESHSRPAMQAFLPAWREAVEGIKAPAKLRWHIEVDPYEF, from the coding sequence ATGCCCGTCTTACGCGTCGCCCTCGATTTGCCCCTGCACCGGCTGTTCGATTATGTCGCGGCCGAGGCGTCGACCGCTGACGTTGGCCTGCGCGTGCGCGTGCCCTTCGGGCGCGGCGAAAAAATCGGCATCATCGTCGAGGTTGCGGCGGGCAGCGACTGGCCGCTTGAGCAGTTGAAGGTGGCCGGCGAGATCCTGCGCGACGTGCCGCCCTTGCCGGCCGATTTCCTGCGTTTGTGCGAGTTTGCCAGCAGCTATTACCAGGCGGCCTACGGCGAGGTATTGCTGCAGGCCTTGCCGGCCGGTCTCAAGCGCCTCGATCCGCCGACCCGGCGCAATGCGCGTCCGGTCAAAATCACGGAAAGCGTGCCCCGACCCGAGTTGACCGGTGAGCAAGCGGTTGCCGTCGAGGCGATCGACCCGGCCGCCGGCTTTGCCGCGCATCTGCTGCACGGTGTGACCGGCAGCGGCAAGACCGAGGTTTATCTGCGCCTGATCGAGCGCACGCTGGCCGCCGGCCAGCAGGTGCTGCTGCTGGTCCCGGAAATCAACCTGACGCCGCAGCTCGAAGGCCGGGTGCGGGCGCGTTTTCCCGATACCGGCGTCGTTTCGCTGCACAGCGAACTGGCCGAAGCCGCGCGCGAGCGCAACTGGCGGGCGGCCTTTGCCGGCGAGGCGAGCATCGTGCTCGGCACGCGCCTGGCGATTTTCACGCCGCTGCCGCGCCTCGGGCTGATCATCATTGACGAGGAGCACGATTCCTCGTTCAAGCAGCAGGACGGCATGCGCTATTCGGCGCGCGATGTCGGCGTCTTTCGCGCCCGCCAGCTTGGCATTCCGATTTTGCTTGGCTCGGCGACGCCGTCGCTGGAGTCCTGGGCCAACGCGCAGGGTACGCGCTACAACCTGCTGACACTCAAGGAGCGGGCCAATCCGGAAGCCTCGCTGCCAACGGTCCACGTGCTGGATACGCGCAAAATGGTCTTGCAGGAAGGCGTCAGTGCGGCGCTGGTGGCCGGCATCCGCGACCGCCTGGCGCGCGGCGAGCAGAGCCTGGTCTTCCTCAACCGGCGCGGTTATGCGCCGGTGCTGGCCTGTCCGGCCTGCGGCTGGGTGTCGCGCTGCACGCGCTGCGCCGCCAACATGGTGCTGCACCTCGCCGACCGCCGCTTGCGTTGCCATCATTGCGGCTGCGAGCATCGCATCCCCAAGAGTTGCCCGACCTGCGGCAATCAGGACATCCATCCTTTCGGTCGCGGTACGCAGCGCCTTGAAGGCTGGTTGCGCGAAACCTTCCCGGAGGCGCGCATCCTGCGTGTCGATCGCGATTCGGTGAAAAGCCGCAAGCAGTGGGAAGCCATCCTCGAACGCATCCACGGCGGCGAAGCCGACATCCTGGTCGGCACGCAGATGCTGGCCAAAGGCCACGATTTCCCCAAGCTGACCCTGGTCGGTGTGCTCGGTGCCGATTCGGCCCTCTTTGCCGCCGACTGGCGTGCGCCGGAGCGCCTGTTCGCGCAGTTGATGCAGGTCGCCGGCCGCGCCGGTCGCGCCGAACTGAAGGGTGAGGTGCTGATCCAGACGCAGTATCCGGATCATTCGCTGTACGCGGCGCTGGTCAAGCACGATTACCCGGGCTTTGCCGCGACCCTGCTCAAGGAGCGCGAGCAGGCCGGTTTCCCGCCCTATGCCTTCCAGGCCATGCTGCGCGCTGAAGCACCGCTGATGGCCGACGCCATCGCCTTCCTGACCACGGCGGCCAGTCTGCCGGTGGTCGCCGAGCACGGCAATATCCTGGTGTTCGATCCGATCCCGATGAAAATGGCGCGCCTGGCCAATCTCGAACGCGGCCAACTGCTCGTCGAATCGCATTCCCGGCCTGCCATGCAGGCCTTCCTGCCAGCCTGGCGGGAAGCCGTTGAAGGCATCAAGGCGCCGGCGAAATTGCGCTGGCATATCGAAGTCGACCCCTACGAATTCTGA
- a CDS encoding methyltransferase domain-containing protein, protein MSTHSTVNPMEPGTDELERFALEECVKRHRFDNRVSVLIMPAGHCELATEFARLGAQVTVADNEARRQDINGRILAASMINEISFAPCTLPQPPENSPGEPFDIIIVRRSLCGLPYAEARQVVRELLQKLRIGGKLYVSILGLHSELSEGYACYDEDVEARFCELAPPMVKKYGIKGPVCLYSERNLFMLLLEAGGSVLRTLTTTYGNVKGIAVRV, encoded by the coding sequence ATGAGTACACATAGTACCGTCAATCCGATGGAGCCAGGCACCGACGAGCTCGAACGCTTCGCGCTGGAAGAGTGCGTCAAACGCCATCGCTTCGACAACCGGGTATCGGTACTGATCATGCCGGCAGGTCATTGCGAACTGGCTACCGAGTTTGCCCGCCTCGGCGCCCAGGTCACGGTCGCCGACAACGAGGCGCGGCGCCAGGACATCAATGGCCGCATCCTCGCCGCCAGCATGATCAACGAAATCAGCTTCGCTCCCTGCACCCTGCCGCAGCCGCCGGAAAACTCGCCCGGCGAGCCCTTCGACATCATCATCGTACGGCGCAGCCTGTGCGGCCTGCCTTACGCCGAAGCCCGCCAGGTCGTCCGCGAATTGCTGCAAAAGCTGCGCATCGGCGGCAAGCTCTACGTCTCCATTCTTGGCCTGCACTCCGAACTGAGCGAGGGCTACGCCTGCTACGACGAGGATGTCGAAGCCCGCTTCTGCGAGCTGGCACCGCCGATGGTCAAGAAATACGGCATCAAGGGTCCGGTCTGTCTGTATTCCGAACGCAATCTTTTCATGCTGCTCCTGGAAGCCGGCGGCAGCGTGCTGCGCACCCTGACCACCACCTACGGCAACGTCAAGGGCATCGCTGTCCGGGTCTGA
- the hemE gene encoding uroporphyrinogen decarboxylase: MSRPKNDTFLRALLKEPTEYTPLWLMRQAGRYLPEYCETRKRAGNFLNLCKSPTLACEVTLQPLARYDLDAAILFSDILTVPDAMGLGLYFAEGEGPRFERPLREEWAINNLTATDPYEHLGYVMDAVAEIRRALDNSVPLIGFSGSPYTLACYMVEGQGSSDFRHIKGMMYSRPDLLHKILSVTTESVISYLNAQIDSGAQAVMIFDTWGGSLSNAAYQEFSLQYMQRIVAGLKKEKDGQRIPSIVFTKNGGLWLEKIAAIGCDAVGLDWTIDIGEARRRVGDKVTLQGNLDPNVLFAGPEVVAAEAKKVLDSFGAGNTGHVFNLGHGISQYTPPESVTALVETVHAHSRLLRK, encoded by the coding sequence GTGAGCCGACCCAAAAACGATACCTTCCTGCGTGCCCTGCTCAAGGAGCCGACCGAATACACCCCGCTCTGGCTGATGCGCCAGGCCGGTCGCTACCTGCCGGAGTACTGCGAAACCCGCAAGCGGGCCGGCAATTTCCTGAACCTGTGCAAGTCGCCGACCCTGGCCTGCGAAGTCACATTGCAGCCGCTGGCCCGTTACGACCTCGACGCGGCCATCCTTTTCTCCGACATCCTGACCGTGCCCGATGCGATGGGGCTCGGTCTCTACTTCGCCGAAGGCGAGGGCCCGCGTTTCGAGCGTCCGCTGCGCGAGGAATGGGCGATCAACAACCTGACCGCCACCGATCCCTACGAGCATCTCGGCTACGTCATGGATGCCGTCGCCGAAATCCGCCGCGCGCTGGATAACTCGGTGCCGCTGATCGGCTTCTCCGGCAGCCCGTACACGCTCGCCTGCTACATGGTCGAAGGTCAGGGTTCGAGCGATTTCCGCCATATCAAGGGCATGATGTACAGCCGGCCGGACCTGCTGCACAAGATCCTGTCGGTAACCACCGAATCGGTGATTTCCTACCTGAATGCCCAGATCGATTCCGGTGCCCAGGCAGTGATGATTTTTGATACCTGGGGCGGTTCGCTGTCGAACGCGGCCTACCAGGAGTTCTCGCTGCAATACATGCAGCGCATCGTGGCCGGCCTGAAGAAGGAAAAGGACGGCCAGCGCATTCCGAGCATCGTATTCACCAAGAACGGTGGCCTGTGGCTGGAAAAGATCGCCGCCATCGGCTGCGATGCGGTCGGACTGGACTGGACGATCGATATCGGCGAAGCGCGTCGCCGCGTGGGCGACAAGGTCACGCTGCAGGGCAATCTCGATCCGAACGTGCTGTTTGCCGGGCCGGAAGTCGTGGCTGCCGAGGCGAAGAAAGTGCTCGACAGCTTCGGTGCCGGCAATACCGGTCACGTTTTCAACCTCGGTCACGGCATTTCGCAATACACACCGCCGGAAAGTGTCACCGCGCTGGTTGAAACCGTGCATGCGCACAGTCGTTTATTACGTAAGTAA
- the murB gene encoding UDP-N-acetylmuramate dehydrogenase — MKLATAVDLTPFNTLALPGKAARYLKITDPAQLTDPALKDGPRFILGGGSNLVLTGDFAGLLLHMAIPGKRLLQEDKDAWYIEAGAGENWHDFVQWTLHQGWPGLENLSLIPGTVGAAPIQNIGAYGLEVGECFHSLTAWDFEKQEFTTVDRLACRFAYRDSLFKQQGWHLTGRMAIISVVFRLAKAWQPNIRYADVAQELAAREIAAPTPQEIANAIIAVRQRKLPDPAQIPNTGSFFHNPVVSAAEAERLASTYPNLPRYPQPDGRVKLAAGWLIEQAGWKGKNLGPVGMYEKQALVLVNRGGATGDDVKRTMAAVQAEVRARFAVDLTPEPIFL, encoded by the coding sequence ATGAAGCTCGCCACCGCCGTCGACCTGACGCCCTTCAATACCCTCGCCCTGCCTGGCAAGGCGGCACGCTACCTGAAAATCACCGATCCGGCGCAGTTGACCGATCCGGCACTGAAAGACGGGCCGCGCTTCATCCTCGGCGGCGGCAGCAACCTCGTGCTGACCGGCGATTTCGCCGGCCTGCTGCTGCACATGGCGATCCCCGGCAAGCGCTTGTTGCAGGAAGACAAAGATGCCTGGTACATCGAAGCCGGCGCCGGCGAGAACTGGCACGACTTCGTGCAATGGACGCTGCATCAGGGCTGGCCCGGCCTGGAAAATCTCAGCCTGATTCCCGGCACGGTCGGCGCCGCGCCGATCCAGAATATCGGCGCCTACGGACTGGAAGTCGGCGAATGTTTCCATTCATTGACCGCCTGGGATTTTGAAAAGCAGGAATTTACGACCGTCGACCGTCTGGCCTGCCGCTTCGCCTACCGCGACAGCCTGTTCAAGCAGCAAGGCTGGCATTTGACCGGCCGGATGGCGATCATTTCAGTGGTTTTCCGCCTGGCGAAAGCCTGGCAGCCCAATATCCGCTATGCCGATGTGGCGCAGGAGCTGGCCGCGCGCGAGATCGCCGCACCGACGCCGCAGGAAATCGCCAACGCCATCATTGCCGTGCGTCAGCGCAAGCTGCCCGACCCGGCGCAGATCCCGAATACCGGCAGCTTCTTCCACAACCCGGTGGTCAGCGCTGCAGAAGCCGAGCGGCTGGCCAGCACCTACCCGAATCTGCCGCGTTATCCGCAGCCCGATGGCCGGGTCAAGCTGGCCGCCGGCTGGCTGATCGAACAGGCCGGCTGGAAGGGGAAAAACCTCGGGCCGGTCGGCATGTATGAAAAACAGGCGCTGGTCCTGGTCAACCGCGGCGGCGCCACCGGCGACGACGTCAAACGCACCATGGCCGCCGTGCAGGCCGAGGTCAGGGCGCGCTTTGCGGTGGATCTGACGCCGGAGCCGATATTTCTTTGA
- a CDS encoding MOSC domain-containing protein, protein MAHISLFVGDIRPLPESGRPSGIYKQPATGSLELGPEGFIGDHQADRRVHGGPEKAVHLYPSRHYAQLAARFPEAAAQLVPGSLGENIATADLDESDVSIGDIYRLGSARLQVCQPRNPCWKIDERFASDGMALFIAELRLTGWYWRVLTPGRVEPGAELILEQTASNSLTLAAALLLCQAHRPPLAELATLAAAPGIAQGWQQKLETRLTWLRQNQAPSPATSST, encoded by the coding sequence ATGGCGCATATCTCTCTCTTCGTCGGCGACATCCGGCCGCTCCCTGAGTCGGGCCGCCCCAGCGGCATCTACAAGCAGCCGGCAACGGGTTCGCTCGAACTTGGCCCGGAGGGTTTCATCGGCGATCATCAAGCCGACCGGCGCGTGCATGGCGGCCCGGAAAAAGCCGTCCACCTCTATCCGAGCCGGCATTACGCCCAGCTTGCGGCCCGCTTTCCGGAAGCCGCGGCGCAACTCGTTCCCGGCAGTCTCGGCGAGAACATCGCCACCGCCGACCTCGACGAAAGCGATGTCAGCATCGGCGACATCTACCGCCTGGGCAGCGCCCGCCTGCAGGTTTGCCAGCCGCGCAACCCGTGCTGGAAAATCGACGAACGCTTCGCCAGCGACGGCATGGCGCTTTTCATCGCCGAACTGCGCCTGACCGGCTGGTACTGGCGCGTCCTGACGCCCGGCCGGGTTGAACCGGGCGCCGAGCTGATTCTCGAACAAACCGCCAGCAACAGTCTGACCCTGGCCGCCGCCCTGCTGCTTTGCCAGGCGCATCGCCCGCCGCTCGCCGAACTGGCCACCTTGGCTGCCGCGCCCGGCATTGCACAGGGTTGGCAGCAAAAGCTGGAAACCCGCCTCACCTGGCTACGCCAGAATCAGGCTCCCTCACCCGCGACCAGTTCCACGTGA
- a CDS encoding ROK family protein, with translation MRLGIDLGGTKIEIIALAADGHELLRRRVATPQGDYRATLAAIGRLVENAENELGQRGSVGLAIPGAESLVTGLIKNANSTCLIGQPLRQDLQTLLGRDVRLANDANCFALSEAIDGSGRGANIVFGVILGTGVGGGIVVHGQVLTGANAIAGEWGHNPLPPGEGESGPAPDCYCGRRGCVEAWLSGPAMARDHLANSGEALNAIEIEARANAGDAACSATLARYEARLGRALAGIINILDPDVIVLGGGLSKMQRLYRNLPAACGPHVFSDAFYTKILPPTHGDSSGVRGAAWLWN, from the coding sequence TTGCGTCTCGGCATCGACCTCGGCGGCACCAAGATCGAGATCATCGCGCTCGCCGCTGATGGTCACGAACTGCTGCGCCGGCGTGTTGCGACGCCGCAGGGCGATTACCGGGCGACGCTGGCGGCCATCGGTCGACTGGTTGAAAATGCCGAAAATGAACTGGGCCAGCGCGGCAGCGTCGGCCTCGCCATCCCTGGCGCCGAATCGCTGGTCACCGGCCTGATCAAGAATGCCAACTCGACCTGCCTGATCGGCCAGCCGCTGCGCCAGGACCTGCAAACCCTGCTCGGGCGCGACGTCCGCCTTGCCAACGACGCCAACTGCTTTGCCTTGTCCGAAGCGATCGACGGCAGCGGTCGTGGTGCGAATATTGTCTTCGGCGTCATTCTCGGCACCGGCGTCGGCGGCGGCATTGTCGTCCATGGCCAGGTGCTGACCGGTGCCAACGCGATTGCCGGCGAGTGGGGCCACAACCCTTTGCCGCCGGGCGAAGGGGAAAGCGGCCCGGCACCGGATTGCTATTGCGGCCGTCGCGGCTGCGTCGAAGCCTGGCTGTCCGGCCCGGCCATGGCGCGCGACCATCTGGCCAACAGCGGCGAAGCCCTGAACGCGATCGAGATCGAGGCCCGCGCCAACGCCGGCGATGCCGCCTGCAGCGCCACCCTGGCGCGCTACGAAGCCCGCCTCGGACGCGCCCTGGCCGGCATCATCAACATCCTCGATCCGGACGTGATCGTGCTCGGTGGCGGCCTGTCGAAAATGCAGCGCCTCTACCGCAACTTGCCGGCGGCCTGCGGTCCACATGTTTTTTCCGACGCTTTTTACACCAAAATATTGCCCCCGACACATGGGGATTCCTCGGGGGTGCGCGGCGCGGCCTGGTTGTGGAATTGA
- a CDS encoding HAD family hydrolase: MPRHPHILFDLDGTLIDSAPAILASFREAFARTGIAPARSIDDSVIGPPLVETLQLLSGSDDPALVAELAEAFKASYDSEGYKATAAFAGVGELLAELAGAGLTLSIATNKRIHPTRLILEHLGWSGHFAHVYSLDLFTPRLPDKAAMIARLLADQNIAREQAIYIGDRSEDGESADANGLPFIAVTWGYGSLTAGEMRAGWRAAAQPEALGALLLGE; this comes from the coding sequence ATGCCTCGCCACCCGCACATCCTTTTCGATCTCGACGGCACCCTGATCGACTCCGCCCCCGCCATCCTGGCCAGTTTTCGCGAGGCCTTCGCGCGGACCGGCATTGCGCCGGCGCGGAGCATCGACGACAGCGTGATCGGGCCGCCGCTCGTGGAAACCCTGCAACTGCTGTCGGGCAGCGATGATCCGGCCCTGGTCGCGGAGCTGGCCGAAGCCTTCAAGGCGAGTTACGACAGCGAGGGCTACAAGGCGACGGCCGCCTTTGCCGGGGTCGGCGAATTGCTCGCCGAGCTGGCCGGTGCCGGGCTGACGCTGTCGATTGCCACTAACAAGCGCATCCACCCGACCCGGCTGATCCTTGAGCATCTCGGCTGGAGCGGGCATTTCGCCCATGTTTATTCCCTCGACCTGTTCACGCCGCGCCTCCCCGACAAGGCGGCGATGATCGCCCGGCTGCTCGCCGACCAGAACATCGCCCGGGAGCAGGCGATCTACATCGGCGACCGCAGCGAGGACGGCGAGTCGGCGGACGCCAACGGCCTGCCCTTCATCGCCGTGACCTGGGGTTACGGCAGCCTGACTGCCGGCGAGATGCGCGCCGGCTGGCGGGCGGCGGCGCAGCCGGAAGCGCTGGGCGCGCTGCTGCTTGGCGAATGA
- a CDS encoding AraC family transcriptional regulator, with product MSEARATAYAARLDRVLDYIEAHLHESLGVEQLSQVANFSKFHFHRQFAEFVGTSVGRYVLLLRLRRASYQLALNRRRKVIDIALDTGFENPESFSRAFRNTFGKSPSAFRRAPDWVSWHERYRFRIPERKRNMQVEIVNFTTTLLAVREHRGPPERVNESVGEFIAWRQQSGLSPKQSSRSFGIVYDNPDTTEPDQFRFDIAGEVLAEVPPNAQGVLNKCIPGGRCARVRHCGSHTRIGESIYPLYREWPPESGEELRDFPLYFHYLNLLPETAEADLVTDIYLPLK from the coding sequence ATGAGCGAAGCCAGGGCAACAGCGTATGCGGCACGATTGGACCGGGTCCTTGATTACATCGAGGCCCATCTCCACGAGAGCCTGGGCGTGGAGCAACTGAGCCAGGTCGCGAATTTCTCCAAATTTCATTTCCATCGGCAATTCGCCGAGTTTGTCGGGACCAGTGTCGGGCGTTACGTCCTCCTGTTGCGGCTGCGGCGGGCCAGTTACCAGCTCGCCTTGAACCGGCGGCGGAAGGTGATCGACATCGCGCTGGATACCGGCTTTGAAAACCCGGAATCGTTTTCCCGCGCTTTCAGGAACACCTTCGGCAAGTCGCCCTCCGCATTCAGGCGGGCGCCGGACTGGGTGTCGTGGCACGAGCGCTATCGATTCCGCATTCCGGAAAGGAAGAGAAACATGCAGGTTGAAATCGTCAATTTCACAACGACCTTGCTCGCGGTGCGCGAACATCGCGGCCCGCCCGAGCGCGTCAACGAATCGGTCGGTGAGTTCATCGCCTGGCGCCAGCAAAGCGGTCTGTCACCCAAACAGAGCAGCCGGAGTTTCGGCATTGTCTACGACAATCCCGATACGACGGAGCCGGATCAGTTCCGTTTCGACATCGCCGGCGAAGTGCTGGCCGAGGTACCGCCCAATGCGCAGGGCGTGCTCAACAAGTGCATTCCCGGCGGGCGTTGCGCGCGGGTGCGGCACTGCGGTTCGCATACCCGGATCGGCGAAAGCATCTACCCGCTTTACCGCGAGTGGCCACCGGAGAGCGGTGAGGAACTGCGCGACTTCCCGCTCTATTTCCATTACCTGAATCTGCTGCCGGAAACGGCCGAGGCCGATCTGGTGACGGATATCTACCTGCCGTTGAAGTAG
- a CDS encoding N-acetylmuramoyl-L-alanine amidase family protein → MNYRFLPVFCFFGLSTAAAAAPLVAVDVGHGNKDTGALSARGRAEFEFNGVLARVLAKALREKTLAVREINFAGDIGSLSARPEQAKGSDFFISIHHDSISEAWLKPWVWEGVERTHTDVKRGYGIFVSQQNPDLETSLRCASAIGSQLRRAGFVPTPWHGRKHKPADAENGVWYYDNLVVLYRTTLPAVLFEAGVIKHRDEELELLDPERQTLMADVVATGIAACLSVKEISAPASDPPQSAP, encoded by the coding sequence ATGAACTATCGTTTTCTTCCGGTTTTTTGCTTTTTTGGCCTGTCGACCGCTGCCGCTGCGGCGCCCCTGGTGGCAGTCGATGTGGGGCACGGCAACAAGGATACCGGCGCGCTCAGCGCGCGCGGCCGCGCCGAATTCGAATTCAACGGCGTGCTGGCCCGGGTTCTGGCCAAGGCCTTGCGCGAGAAGACGCTGGCGGTCCGCGAAATCAACTTTGCCGGCGATATCGGCAGCCTGAGTGCCCGCCCGGAGCAGGCGAAAGGCAGCGACTTCTTCATCTCCATCCACCACGACTCGATCAGCGAAGCCTGGCTCAAGCCCTGGGTCTGGGAGGGCGTCGAGCGTACCCATACCGACGTCAAACGCGGCTACGGCATATTCGTGTCACAGCAGAATCCCGACCTGGAAACCAGCCTGCGCTGCGCTTCGGCGATCGGCAGCCAGCTACGCCGGGCCGGTTTCGTACCGACGCCCTGGCATGGCCGCAAACACAAGCCGGCCGATGCTGAAAACGGTGTCTGGTATTACGACAATCTCGTGGTTTTGTACCGCACGACCTTGCCGGCCGTGCTTTTCGAGGCCGGGGTCATCAAGCACCGTGACGAAGAGCTTGAGCTGCTCGATCCCGAGCGTCAGACCTTGATGGCCGACGTCGTGGCGACCGGCATCGCCGCCTGCCTGTCGGTCAAAGAAATATCGGCTCCGGCGTCAGATCCACCGCAAAGCGCGCCCTGA